A genomic stretch from Poecile atricapillus isolate bPoeAtr1 chromosome 10, bPoeAtr1.hap1, whole genome shotgun sequence includes:
- the DRC7 gene encoding dynein regulatory complex subunit 7 isoform X1, whose protein sequence is MEALEETEEVEKTPEDEISSNISDFLDDLETDAAEKKASVSDDEPDFDWSSIDTSLLPSSYKTNSQQEKELLQLADHFFQQYAHLCPDRKPLFIYPVNECGVQKFVSTTVRPTLLPFPDMYYWSGCASFVCDYLIMEPLKCPLTPPSSLYSPTTILKYQRGNCFDFTVLLCSLLIGAGYDAYCVHGYATLEMCSLDQTQELCPLLRKPPEVPEEEDPNKYRIKYPLEPQSKFLLQQQAKKEEETESAEKEESEEEVLMEVGKPKRDPLHGLRVHAWVLVLSGKRKVPETFFINPFTGNHHSTMDECFLGIESIWNHRNYWVNMQDCRKGCKDLSFDLSDSFCWEIMLSESNEPSQLPTESPKEDTDDMQEKGEIDMSFEMPLSWVAQIRVSCTEYENPFSQGKKVILYDKAKLEKWAAYANRDGLVERLTVYADSDRTEELEVKEWFKHREDLLYMREVNKQTQLITDHFSPGHPLLLKAHSYTSLEPETGHTVEFYHMARVDGLCKRFENATEMTEYFVGREDFLHMRHIEFGERDKKTEKAGIAADANPRPIVQIKEYFHRNPEKPADEDIEERIFMVIDDIIQLTYHLELHDTIASKVVFCRVIGREKREDEIFLSRENTVKYQPWSSEKHKNMLHLYNLLWELRAEQKELKQQVRDSEAEMLNILMVREGEEASIKLTVPMFNIAKRGQRCEAMVLEEEQKSSHSSLENKSQRIGREDESLAHHTATNSTL, encoded by the exons ATGGAGGCCCTGGAGGAGACAGAGGAAGTGGAGAAAACACCAGAAGATGAGATCTCTTCAAATATCAGTGATTTCCTTGATGACCTGGAGACAGATGCAGCTGAGAAGAAAGCCTCTGTCTCAGATGATGAACC TGATTTTGACTGGAGCTCCATTGACACATCCCTCTTACCATCTTCGTACAAGAcaaattcccagcaggaaaaggaaCTGCTGCAGCTCGCTGACCATTTCTTCCAGCAGTACGCTCACCTGTGCCCTGACCGCAAGCCGCTCTTCATCTACCCGGTCAATGAGTGTGGTGTGCAG AAGTTTGTGAGCACAACGGTGAGGCCAAccctgctgcctttcccagACATGTACTACTGgtcaggctgtgccagctttGTCTGTGACTACCTCATCATGGAGCCCCTCAAGTGCCCACTCACACCG CCCAGTTCACTCTATTCCCCAACCACCATTCTGAAGTACCAGCGAGGGAACTGCTTTGACttcactgtgctgctgtgctccctgctgaTCGGGGCTGGCTACGATGCCTACTGTGTACATGGATATGCCACCCTCGAGATGTGCTCCCTGGACCAGACTCAGGAGCTGTGCCCACTGCTCAGGAAGCCCCCGGAG GTACCAGAAGAGGAGGATCCCAACAAGTATAGAATTAAGTACCCTTTAGAACCGCAGAGTAAGTTTTTGCTTCAGCAGCAGGccaagaaggaggaagaaactgaatctgcagaaaaggaggaaagtgAAGAGGAGGTGCTCATG GAGGTGGGAAAGCCCAAGCGAGACCCTTTGCATGGCTTACGGGTACATGCCTGGGTTCTGGTTCTGTCTGGGAAGAGGAAGGTTCCCGAGACCTTCTTCATCAACCCGTTCACGGGGAATCACCACAGCACTATGGATGAGTGCTTCCTTGGGATTGAGAGCATCTGGAACCACAGGAACTACTGGGTGAACATGCAGGACTGCCGGAAAGGCTGCAAG GATCTCAGCTTTGATTTGAGTGATTCTTTCTGCTGGGAAATTATGTTGTCAGAGAGCAATGAGCCCTCTCAGTTGCCCACAGAGTCACCCAAGGAGGACACGGATGACATG caggaaaagggggaaatagACATGAGCTTTGAGATGCCACTATCATGGGTAGCCCAAATTAGGGTGTCTTGCACAG AATATGAGAATCCCTTTTCCCAGGGGAAGAAGGTGATCCTGTATGATAAAGCAAAACTGGAGAAATGGGCAGCGTATGCGAATAGAGATGGGCTGGTGGAACGCCTCACTGTCTACGCAGACTCAGACC GTACTGAAGAACTGGAGGTGAAGGAATGGTTCAAACACCGAGAAGACCTGTTGTATATGAGAGAAGTGAATAAACAAACACAGCTGATCACAGACCATTTCAGTCCAGGACACCCCCTCCTTCTTAAAG CTCACTCCTACACGTCACTGGAACCTGAGACTGGGCACACAGTGGAGTTTTACCACATGGCACGAGTTGATGGCCTCTGCAAACGTTTTGAAAATGCTACTGAGATGACAGAGTACTTTGTGGGGCGGGAGGATTTCCTGCACATGCGGCACATAGAGTTTGGCGAAAGAGACAAGAAAACGGAAAAGGCTGGCATTGCAGCTGATGCTAACCCCCGGCCTATAGTG CAAATCAAGGAGTATTTCCACAGAAATCCAGAAAAGCCTGCTGATGAAGATATAGAGGAACGTATCTTTATGGTCATAGATGATATCATCCAGCTGACATATCACCTCGAGCTTCATGACACCATTGCCTCAAAGGTGGTTTTCTGCAGAGTAATagggagggagaagagagaagatGAAATCTTCCTGAGCAGAGAAAACACTGTCAAATACCAG CCGTGGTCCTCAGAGAAACACAAGAACATGCTCCATCTGTACAACTTGCTGTGGGAGCTGAGAGCAGAACAGAAGGAGCTGAAGCAACAAGTCCGGGACTCTGAAGCAGAG ATGTTAAATATTCTGATGGTCCGTGAGGGTGAAGAAGCCAGTATTAAATTGACAGTTCCAATGTTCAACATTGCAAAAAGAGGACAACGGTGTGAAGCCATG GTGCTGGAAGAGGAACAGAAGAGCTCCCACAGCTCTTTGGAGAACAAGAGTCAGCGCATCGGAAGGGAGGATGAATCCCTCGCCCATCACACTGCAACCAACTCCACCTTGTAG
- the DRC7 gene encoding dynein regulatory complex subunit 7 isoform X2 encodes MEALEETEEVEKTPEDEISSNISDFLDDLETDAAEKKASVSDDEPDFDWSSIDTSLLPSSYKTNSQQEKELLQLADHFFQQYAHLCPDRKPLFIYPVNECGVQKFVSTTVRPTLLPFPDMYYWSGCASFVCDYLIMEPLKCPLTPPSSLYSPTTILKYQRGNCFDFTVLLCSLLIGAGYDAYCVHGYATLEMCSLDQTQELCPLLRKPPEVPEEEDPNKYRIKYPLEPQSKFLLQQQAKKEEETESAEKEESEEEVLMEVGKPKRDPLHGLRVHAWVLVLSGKRKVPETFFINPFTGNHHSTMDECFLGIESIWNHRNYWVNMQDCRKGCKDLSFDLSDSFCWEIMLSESNEPSQLPTESPKEDTDDMEKGEIDMSFEMPLSWVAQIRVSCTEYENPFSQGKKVILYDKAKLEKWAAYANRDGLVERLTVYADSDRTEELEVKEWFKHREDLLYMREVNKQTQLITDHFSPGHPLLLKAHSYTSLEPETGHTVEFYHMARVDGLCKRFENATEMTEYFVGREDFLHMRHIEFGERDKKTEKAGIAADANPRPIVQIKEYFHRNPEKPADEDIEERIFMVIDDIIQLTYHLELHDTIASKVVFCRVIGREKREDEIFLSRENTVKYQPWSSEKHKNMLHLYNLLWELRAEQKELKQQVRDSEAEMLNILMVREGEEASIKLTVPMFNIAKRGQRCEAMVLEEEQKSSHSSLENKSQRIGREDESLAHHTATNSTL; translated from the exons ATGGAGGCCCTGGAGGAGACAGAGGAAGTGGAGAAAACACCAGAAGATGAGATCTCTTCAAATATCAGTGATTTCCTTGATGACCTGGAGACAGATGCAGCTGAGAAGAAAGCCTCTGTCTCAGATGATGAACC TGATTTTGACTGGAGCTCCATTGACACATCCCTCTTACCATCTTCGTACAAGAcaaattcccagcaggaaaaggaaCTGCTGCAGCTCGCTGACCATTTCTTCCAGCAGTACGCTCACCTGTGCCCTGACCGCAAGCCGCTCTTCATCTACCCGGTCAATGAGTGTGGTGTGCAG AAGTTTGTGAGCACAACGGTGAGGCCAAccctgctgcctttcccagACATGTACTACTGgtcaggctgtgccagctttGTCTGTGACTACCTCATCATGGAGCCCCTCAAGTGCCCACTCACACCG CCCAGTTCACTCTATTCCCCAACCACCATTCTGAAGTACCAGCGAGGGAACTGCTTTGACttcactgtgctgctgtgctccctgctgaTCGGGGCTGGCTACGATGCCTACTGTGTACATGGATATGCCACCCTCGAGATGTGCTCCCTGGACCAGACTCAGGAGCTGTGCCCACTGCTCAGGAAGCCCCCGGAG GTACCAGAAGAGGAGGATCCCAACAAGTATAGAATTAAGTACCCTTTAGAACCGCAGAGTAAGTTTTTGCTTCAGCAGCAGGccaagaaggaggaagaaactgaatctgcagaaaaggaggaaagtgAAGAGGAGGTGCTCATG GAGGTGGGAAAGCCCAAGCGAGACCCTTTGCATGGCTTACGGGTACATGCCTGGGTTCTGGTTCTGTCTGGGAAGAGGAAGGTTCCCGAGACCTTCTTCATCAACCCGTTCACGGGGAATCACCACAGCACTATGGATGAGTGCTTCCTTGGGATTGAGAGCATCTGGAACCACAGGAACTACTGGGTGAACATGCAGGACTGCCGGAAAGGCTGCAAG GATCTCAGCTTTGATTTGAGTGATTCTTTCTGCTGGGAAATTATGTTGTCAGAGAGCAATGAGCCCTCTCAGTTGCCCACAGAGTCACCCAAGGAGGACACGGATGACATG gaaaagggggaaatagACATGAGCTTTGAGATGCCACTATCATGGGTAGCCCAAATTAGGGTGTCTTGCACAG AATATGAGAATCCCTTTTCCCAGGGGAAGAAGGTGATCCTGTATGATAAAGCAAAACTGGAGAAATGGGCAGCGTATGCGAATAGAGATGGGCTGGTGGAACGCCTCACTGTCTACGCAGACTCAGACC GTACTGAAGAACTGGAGGTGAAGGAATGGTTCAAACACCGAGAAGACCTGTTGTATATGAGAGAAGTGAATAAACAAACACAGCTGATCACAGACCATTTCAGTCCAGGACACCCCCTCCTTCTTAAAG CTCACTCCTACACGTCACTGGAACCTGAGACTGGGCACACAGTGGAGTTTTACCACATGGCACGAGTTGATGGCCTCTGCAAACGTTTTGAAAATGCTACTGAGATGACAGAGTACTTTGTGGGGCGGGAGGATTTCCTGCACATGCGGCACATAGAGTTTGGCGAAAGAGACAAGAAAACGGAAAAGGCTGGCATTGCAGCTGATGCTAACCCCCGGCCTATAGTG CAAATCAAGGAGTATTTCCACAGAAATCCAGAAAAGCCTGCTGATGAAGATATAGAGGAACGTATCTTTATGGTCATAGATGATATCATCCAGCTGACATATCACCTCGAGCTTCATGACACCATTGCCTCAAAGGTGGTTTTCTGCAGAGTAATagggagggagaagagagaagatGAAATCTTCCTGAGCAGAGAAAACACTGTCAAATACCAG CCGTGGTCCTCAGAGAAACACAAGAACATGCTCCATCTGTACAACTTGCTGTGGGAGCTGAGAGCAGAACAGAAGGAGCTGAAGCAACAAGTCCGGGACTCTGAAGCAGAG ATGTTAAATATTCTGATGGTCCGTGAGGGTGAAGAAGCCAGTATTAAATTGACAGTTCCAATGTTCAACATTGCAAAAAGAGGACAACGGTGTGAAGCCATG GTGCTGGAAGAGGAACAGAAGAGCTCCCACAGCTCTTTGGAGAACAAGAGTCAGCGCATCGGAAGGGAGGATGAATCCCTCGCCCATCACACTGCAACCAACTCCACCTTGTAG